The Exiguobacterium acetylicum genome includes a window with the following:
- a CDS encoding DUF1499 domain-containing protein — translation MALGVSNGTLQPLSGKPNAVSTQTDLQEMKMRPLPFKGTLADSKFQLLRILQSLDRVKVVKEEGTYIHAIFTSKIFRFKDDVEFYFDEAAQVIHFRSASRVGYSDWGVNRKRMEDITRRYEEESR, via the coding sequence ATGGCACTTGGTGTTTCAAATGGTACGCTTCAACCGCTCTCCGGAAAACCGAACGCGGTATCTACTCAAACCGATCTACAAGAAATGAAAATGCGACCGCTCCCATTCAAAGGAACGCTTGCAGATTCGAAGTTTCAACTGTTACGTATCCTTCAAAGCCTCGACCGCGTTAAAGTCGTCAAGGAAGAAGGAACATACATCCATGCCATCTTCACAAGTAAAATCTTTCGCTTCAAGGATGACGTCGAATTTTACTTCGATGAAGCAGCACAAGTGATTCATTTCCGTTCGGCGTCACGTGTCGGGTACTCTGACTGGGGTGTCAACCGCAAACGCATGGAAGACATTACACGCCGTTACGAGGAGGAATCACGATGA
- a CDS encoding sensor histidine kinase: MKRQILMRFMTIITVTVLLVIGILSFVTYNYYYVTATDVLKRHANASAVLFANSGLAYDYTDSETTIHDVLDSYAYPDAEIEVLDATGIPRYSSTGFISERKLTREALNQVRGGQTVTKRYDDEATGEHLLEVTEPVVSFGQTTGALRYTTSLERIDRRVIEICLAIVLLGTVIWGLAFIYSSRLVSSIVRPIQEVIGASDQIAKQHYDVKVNEEYSFELGELARTINYMGQQIKQQETLKDEFISGISHELRTPLTSIKGWSETLLVEQDQLPEEASLGMGIIHSETERLISLVEQLLDFSKLETSRLVLYRQEVNLTEIIETVTAQLRQKLEEKNVQIVQKLPAQVVGLYDENRLKQVFLNLLDNAIRFSPIDGTITIRLVRSERVLFLSFSDEGPGIPKEHLRHVTEKFYQVQKGKGGTGLGLSICRELVEAHEGKLFIDNQPEGGVIATILLPVTKA; the protein is encoded by the coding sequence ATGAAACGCCAGATATTGATGCGGTTTATGACGATCATCACGGTGACGGTCCTACTCGTCATCGGGATTCTTTCGTTCGTGACCTATAACTATTACTACGTGACAGCGACAGATGTCTTAAAACGTCATGCAAATGCGAGTGCCGTCTTGTTTGCGAATAGCGGTCTTGCTTACGACTATACGGATTCTGAAACAACGATTCACGATGTACTGGATTCCTATGCTTATCCGGATGCGGAAATCGAAGTCTTGGATGCAACAGGTATTCCACGCTACTCCTCGACAGGGTTCATCTCGGAACGTAAATTGACACGCGAGGCGCTCAATCAAGTGCGGGGAGGACAGACCGTTACGAAACGCTACGATGATGAGGCGACTGGAGAACATCTGCTTGAAGTGACGGAGCCTGTCGTTTCATTCGGTCAGACGACGGGAGCACTTCGTTATACGACTTCCCTTGAGCGGATTGATCGACGTGTCATCGAAATTTGTTTAGCGATCGTCCTCCTGGGTACAGTAATCTGGGGACTTGCCTTCATTTATTCCTCGCGTCTTGTTTCGTCAATCGTTCGACCGATTCAGGAAGTCATCGGTGCATCGGACCAAATCGCGAAACAGCATTATGACGTCAAGGTGAACGAGGAGTATTCGTTCGAACTTGGAGAACTAGCGCGGACGATCAATTATATGGGGCAACAGATCAAGCAACAGGAAACGCTGAAAGATGAATTCATTTCTGGTATCTCCCATGAATTGCGGACGCCGTTGACATCGATCAAGGGCTGGAGCGAGACGTTACTCGTCGAACAGGATCAGTTGCCGGAAGAGGCATCGCTTGGGATGGGCATCATTCACTCGGAGACAGAGCGTTTGATTTCGCTCGTCGAGCAGTTACTGGACTTCTCAAAACTTGAGACAAGTCGTCTCGTCTTATACCGTCAGGAAGTCAACTTGACGGAAATCATCGAGACCGTAACGGCGCAACTTCGTCAAAAGTTAGAAGAAAAAAATGTCCAGATCGTGCAGAAGTTACCGGCACAAGTCGTCGGTCTGTACGATGAAAATCGACTGAAGCAAGTCTTTTTGAACCTGCTTGATAATGCGATTCGCTTTTCACCGATCGACGGGACAATCACGATTCGACTTGTTCGTTCGGAGCGCGTGTTGTTCCTCTCATTCAGTGATGAAGGTCCCGGTATTCCGAAAGAGCACTTACGTCATGTCACGGAAAAGTTCTATCAAGTGCAAAAAGGAAAGGGCGGAACAGGACTCGGTCTATCGATTTGTCGAGAACTCGTCGAAGCACATGAAGGCAAGCTATTCATTGATAATCAGCCGGAAGGTGGCGTCATCGCAACGATTCTACTACCTGTCACGAAAGCGTAA
- a CDS encoding response regulator transcription factor: MTKILVAEDEHAIRSFIVINLKRAGYDVIEAENGKEALAQFNQQTFDILLLDIMMPEVDGFAVCEQARAKDEVVGIIMLTARTREEDKVMGLSVGADDYIAKPFSPAELLARIQSLLRRVETLRRRKQPRELVSGPFRIDLGAKRVQKEGIDVEVTPTEYDLLCHFIKNEDQVMSRDELLDAVWGENYFGDRKTVDVNIRRLRQKIEENPAEPKFIETLWGHGYKWRNEE; encoded by the coding sequence ATGACCAAAATACTAGTAGCCGAGGATGAACATGCGATTCGCAGTTTCATCGTCATCAATTTGAAACGGGCAGGCTATGATGTCATCGAGGCGGAAAATGGAAAAGAAGCACTTGCACAATTCAATCAACAAACCTTCGATATTTTGCTATTGGATATCATGATGCCAGAAGTCGATGGTTTTGCCGTCTGTGAACAGGCACGGGCAAAAGATGAAGTCGTCGGGATCATCATGCTGACAGCTCGTACGCGAGAAGAGGATAAAGTCATGGGACTAAGTGTTGGGGCGGACGACTACATCGCGAAGCCGTTTAGTCCAGCAGAGTTACTCGCGCGCATCCAGTCGCTCTTACGACGAGTAGAGACGTTACGTCGTCGGAAACAGCCGCGTGAACTCGTTTCTGGACCGTTCCGGATCGATTTAGGGGCGAAGCGTGTCCAAAAAGAAGGAATCGACGTCGAAGTGACACCGACTGAATATGATTTACTTTGCCACTTCATTAAGAATGAAGACCAAGTCATGTCGCGCGATGAATTACTCGATGCGGTATGGGGCGAGAACTACTTTGGCGACCGGAAGACAGTCGATGTCAACATTCGCCGTCTACGTCAAAAAATCGAAGAGAATCCAGCGGAACCGAAGTTCATCGAGACATTGTGGGGACATGGATACAAGTGGCGTAACGAAGAATGA
- a CDS encoding Cof-type HAD-IIB family hydrolase, which translates to MTYKMIVLDLDDTLLTSDHTISPRTKEALLAAQRRGKKVVLASGRPTFAMLDLAKELELARYGSYILSFNGASIIDCQTNESLFLSTLSPETVHRLDDLSKREGVYIHTYVGHEILTEQPNEYTTLEGQLTGMNVVPVADFKAAIQTPVVKCLMMAEETKLARVEQTLQQELAGELAVARSKPFFLEFTEDGVTKGTSLALLSEKLGIAQEEVIACGDGNNDLSMIEWAGLGVAMANAADTVKEKAQYMTASNDEDGVALVVEKFMMDEEPAISSR; encoded by the coding sequence ATGACGTACAAAATGATTGTTCTCGATTTAGATGATACCTTGTTGACAAGTGACCATACGATTTCACCACGCACGAAAGAAGCATTGCTCGCTGCTCAGCGCCGAGGCAAGAAGGTTGTCCTCGCTAGCGGTCGTCCGACTTTCGCGATGCTCGACCTTGCAAAAGAACTAGAACTCGCACGATACGGAAGCTACATTCTGAGCTTCAACGGAGCCTCGATCATCGATTGCCAAACGAACGAATCGCTCTTCCTCAGTACCCTATCCCCGGAGACGGTCCATCGTCTTGATGATTTAAGTAAACGAGAAGGAGTCTATATCCACACGTATGTCGGACATGAGATTCTGACAGAGCAACCGAATGAGTATACGACGCTCGAAGGACAACTGACTGGTATGAACGTCGTTCCCGTCGCTGATTTTAAAGCAGCAATCCAAACACCTGTCGTCAAGTGTTTGATGATGGCTGAAGAGACGAAACTTGCACGTGTCGAGCAGACGCTTCAACAGGAGCTTGCTGGTGAACTTGCAGTCGCTCGTTCGAAACCGTTCTTCCTCGAATTCACGGAAGACGGTGTCACAAAAGGAACAAGTCTTGCCTTACTGTCTGAGAAACTAGGGATTGCTCAAGAAGAAGTCATCGCTTGCGGTGATGGGAACAACGACTTGTCGATGATTGAATGGGCGGGTCTTGGTGTCGCAATGGCGAACGCAGCCGATACCGTCAAAGAAAAAGCACAGTATATGACAGCTTCGAACGATGAAGATGGTGTTGCTCTCGTCGTCGAAAAGTTCATGATGGATGAGGAACCGGCTATCTCAAGCCGCTAA
- a CDS encoding uracil-DNA glycosylase has protein sequence MHPSWQTVLKEEKEKPYFQELWAFLKEAYQTTTVYPPKERIFHAFDAVAPEDVRCVILGQDPYHGPRQANGLSFSVHDGVPIPPSLRNMYKELVADIGCPAPTSGNLEAWSQQGVFLLNTSLTVEEGKAGSHAKKGWASFTDRVIEVLGTQTQPIVFILWGNHAKSKKALIDTDRHLVLEAVHPSPLSASRGFFGSKPYSQTNAWLKEQGREPIDWCLS, from the coding sequence GTGCATCCATCTTGGCAAACCGTGTTAAAAGAAGAAAAGGAAAAACCCTATTTTCAAGAACTGTGGGCTTTTTTGAAGGAAGCCTATCAAACGACGACCGTCTATCCTCCGAAAGAGCGGATCTTTCATGCGTTTGATGCAGTCGCGCCAGAAGACGTCCGGTGCGTCATCTTAGGGCAAGACCCCTACCATGGTCCGCGTCAGGCGAATGGACTCAGCTTTTCCGTCCACGACGGAGTTCCGATTCCTCCATCCCTTCGAAATATGTATAAGGAACTTGTCGCGGACATCGGTTGTCCGGCACCGACATCCGGCAATCTCGAAGCATGGTCCCAGCAAGGAGTATTCTTGCTCAATACGTCGCTAACGGTTGAGGAGGGGAAAGCGGGATCCCATGCTAAAAAAGGCTGGGCATCGTTCACGGATCGGGTCATCGAAGTATTAGGAACACAGACACAACCGATCGTGTTCATCTTATGGGGGAATCATGCGAAGAGTAAAAAAGCGCTGATCGATACGGATCGTCATCTTGTTCTTGAAGCCGTCCATCCGAGTCCCTTATCCGCGAGTCGTGGATTTTTCGGTAGTAAACCGTATTCTCAAACGAATGCTTGGCTGAAAGAGCAGGGAAGAGAGCCGATTGACTGGTGTTTGTCGTAA
- a CDS encoding WecB/TagA/CpsF family glycosyltransferase encodes MIQTKQLFGLPFVDATPSQWYTHIKTILHDRGKAFLVTANPELVLRALREPSYDAILRRATFITPDGIGVTAASKRMGAPLTATLPGIETARELLRTADALEKRVFLLGGRPEVMKSLIRQLSIRFPNIHFVGTFHGFGKTEEATQAITEADADLVLVALGAPKQEEWIASIYDQVDHGIFIGVGGAFDVWSGHSKRAPKLFRRFKLEWLYRISTHPRGFEKLKDLLLFLTLVLRKKSTLS; translated from the coding sequence ATGATTCAGACAAAACAATTATTCGGACTACCATTCGTCGATGCGACACCTTCGCAATGGTATACCCATATTAAAACAATCTTACACGACCGCGGAAAAGCCTTTCTTGTCACGGCGAATCCCGAGCTCGTGTTGCGTGCATTGCGTGAACCTTCTTACGATGCCATCTTACGACGGGCGACGTTCATTACACCAGACGGGATCGGTGTAACGGCTGCCAGTAAACGGATGGGAGCACCGCTCACTGCGACATTGCCGGGAATCGAGACCGCACGTGAACTATTGCGGACGGCAGACGCACTCGAGAAGCGCGTCTTTTTACTTGGTGGACGCCCGGAAGTCATGAAATCGTTGATCCGTCAGTTATCGATTCGTTTTCCGAATATCCACTTCGTTGGAACATTTCATGGTTTTGGAAAGACAGAAGAAGCAACGCAAGCAATTACAGAAGCAGACGCTGATCTTGTTCTCGTCGCACTCGGTGCGCCAAAACAGGAAGAATGGATTGCTTCCATCTATGATCAAGTCGATCACGGCATCTTCATCGGTGTTGGTGGTGCGTTCGACGTCTGGTCCGGACACAGTAAGCGCGCGCCCAAATTATTCCGCCGCTTCAAGCTAGAGTGGCTCTATCGTATCTCGACGCATCCTCGTGGATTCGAGAAACTCAAGGACTTGTTACTTTTCCTGACGCTTGTGCTTCGTAAAAAATCAACGCTCTCTTGA
- a CDS encoding NAD(P)H-dependent oxidoreductase, with translation MTKLLYVTVNPKATEHSFSLQVGEAFLESYKAANPSAEVEVLDLYNETVQEIDTDVLSAWGKFATGEELTEVEIAKVGTMTKHLEQYMEADEYVFVTPMWNFSFPARLKMYIDSVLLAGKTFAYTAEGPKGLMEGKKALHIQATGGVYTGSGLNFGDDYLRQALAFTGVTDYDALFIEGMAMNPEKAEEIKEAAIAKAKELGRSFSTVNA, from the coding sequence ATGACTAAATTACTTTATGTAACTGTTAACCCGAAAGCTACAGAACACTCTTTCAGCCTTCAAGTCGGTGAAGCATTCCTCGAAAGCTATAAAGCAGCGAATCCTTCAGCTGAAGTAGAAGTTCTTGACCTATACAACGAAACAGTCCAAGAAATCGATACAGATGTCCTTAGCGCATGGGGCAAATTCGCGACTGGCGAAGAATTAACAGAAGTGGAGATTGCAAAAGTCGGTACGATGACAAAACATCTCGAGCAATACATGGAAGCAGATGAGTATGTCTTCGTTACACCAATGTGGAACTTCTCTTTCCCAGCACGTCTTAAAATGTACATCGACAGCGTACTTCTTGCAGGTAAAACATTCGCTTACACTGCAGAAGGTCCAAAAGGTTTGATGGAAGGCAAAAAAGCACTCCACATCCAAGCAACAGGTGGCGTTTACACAGGATCTGGTCTTAACTTCGGTGATGACTATCTCCGTCAAGCACTTGCTTTCACTGGCGTAACAGACTACGATGCACTCTTCATCGAAGGTATGGCAATGAACCCAGAAAAAGCAGAAGAAATCAAAGAAGCAGCAATCGCTAAAGCGAAAGAACTCGGTCGTTCATTCTCGACTGTCAACGCATAA
- a CDS encoding MarR family winged helix-turn-helix transcriptional regulator, producing the protein MESTDSKLALKMLVVLSRTMHAVTEQVKADIKTHQLNLSEFGVLELLYHKGDTPLQQIGDKILLTSGSVTYVVDKLEKRGLIARKSCATDRRVTFGTLTEAGRELMEETFPKHEAFLADLFKDLSVSEKEQLIDQLKRIGLRAEHYTPLENV; encoded by the coding sequence ATGGAATCGACAGACTCGAAGCTGGCATTGAAAATGCTCGTTGTTCTATCTCGGACGATGCATGCGGTGACGGAGCAAGTGAAGGCAGACATCAAAACACATCAATTGAATTTATCGGAATTCGGAGTTCTTGAATTGCTCTACCACAAAGGGGATACGCCTTTACAACAGATCGGTGATAAAATTCTGTTAACGAGCGGAAGTGTGACGTATGTCGTCGATAAACTTGAAAAGCGTGGGTTGATTGCGCGAAAATCATGTGCGACGGATCGGCGTGTCACGTTTGGAACCCTAACGGAAGCTGGACGCGAACTGATGGAAGAAACATTCCCGAAACACGAAGCCTTTTTAGCAGACTTATTCAAGGATTTATCGGTTTCAGAAAAGGAACAGTTGATTGATCAGTTAAAACGAATCGGTTTGCGAGCCGAACATTATACGCCGCTCGAAAATGTATAA
- a CDS encoding LacI family DNA-binding transcriptional regulator yields the protein MTNIRDLAREANVSVTTVSRVLNDHPYVANEKRRAVREAIEKLGYIRNQTAVHLSTGMTKTVGVMLPFVDHPYHAAILQGIAQAAFDASYRFLTWQTNYIETHEQLALDALAQQEIDALIIVSHSLPLSAILPYERYGPIVFCEHHEDVAAVYIDHYTAFQQGLVHLRQQGHTSIGICLGRPDSTNSLARKHAYEEVVSDAFVYEQTLTIEDGANVARRWMQQKQRPTAILTASDHVAAGLILELRKQGYQVPGDLSVIGFDGSELAEVLSMTTIAIPYATIGRHAFQLTVRKDTSARPQIEVPSAFISGTTVLPHT from the coding sequence ATGACAAATATCCGAGACTTGGCACGCGAAGCCAACGTGTCCGTTACGACAGTCTCACGTGTATTAAATGATCACCCTTACGTAGCAAACGAGAAGCGACGAGCTGTCCGAGAAGCGATTGAAAAACTCGGATACATCCGAAATCAAACTGCCGTCCATCTATCGACGGGTATGACGAAAACGGTCGGTGTCATGCTTCCGTTTGTTGATCATCCGTATCATGCTGCTATTCTTCAGGGGATCGCACAAGCTGCTTTTGACGCCAGTTATCGATTCTTAACGTGGCAAACGAACTATATAGAAACGCATGAGCAACTGGCGCTGGATGCACTCGCGCAACAGGAGATCGATGCACTCATCATCGTTTCGCACAGTCTCCCTTTATCGGCGATCCTGCCATATGAACGCTATGGACCAATCGTCTTTTGTGAACACCACGAAGACGTCGCTGCCGTTTATATCGATCACTATACGGCTTTTCAACAAGGACTCGTACATCTGCGACAACAAGGACATACAAGTATCGGGATTTGTCTCGGGCGCCCTGACAGTACGAATAGCTTAGCACGCAAGCATGCGTATGAAGAAGTTGTCAGTGACGCGTTCGTCTATGAACAGACATTGACGATTGAAGATGGTGCGAACGTCGCAAGGCGTTGGATGCAACAAAAGCAACGACCGACCGCCATCTTGACTGCAAGCGACCACGTGGCAGCGGGACTCATTTTAGAACTACGAAAACAAGGTTACCAGGTCCCCGGAGATCTCTCAGTAATCGGCTTTGACGGAAGCGAACTTGCTGAAGTCTTATCGATGACGACGATTGCGATTCCATATGCTACGATTGGACGACATGCTTTTCAGCTAACAGTTCGAAAAGATACGAGTGCTCGTCCACAAATTGAAGTACCGTCAGCGTTTATTTCTGGAACGACCGTCCTGCCTCACACATGA
- a CDS encoding C40 family peptidase, which produces MKTVTRVLLTLTLLISSWTIVPSSTQAATNKKVIVSVDVLNIRAKATASSKRVGQLKLGQSVTVSGKVKEWYQIRHQGKTAYIASMYTKAYNAKTTKGLSKTGATIVSVAEGLKGRPYVFGATGPVSFDCSGFTRYVYQALGKSLPRTAAAQYSSTKRTAPGAGDLVFFTHGSGVQHVGIAVDGSKMINANSYYGRVVKESFRGGYWGSRYVAAGTL; this is translated from the coding sequence ATGAAAACTGTCACTCGTGTTTTGCTAACTTTAACGTTACTGATCAGTAGCTGGACAATCGTTCCGTCATCAACACAAGCCGCAACGAATAAGAAAGTCATTGTCTCCGTCGATGTGTTAAACATCCGAGCGAAAGCAACAGCATCGAGCAAGCGAGTCGGTCAATTGAAACTTGGACAGTCCGTGACAGTGAGCGGAAAAGTGAAAGAGTGGTACCAAATTCGCCATCAAGGCAAAACAGCATATATCGCTTCGATGTATACGAAAGCATACAACGCAAAAACGACAAAAGGACTGAGCAAAACAGGGGCAACGATTGTTTCAGTAGCCGAGGGCCTTAAAGGACGTCCTTATGTTTTTGGTGCGACAGGACCAGTTAGCTTTGATTGTTCAGGATTTACGCGTTACGTCTATCAAGCGCTTGGAAAATCACTTCCGCGCACGGCAGCTGCTCAGTATTCATCAACGAAACGAACAGCTCCTGGCGCAGGAGATCTCGTCTTCTTCACACACGGTAGTGGCGTTCAGCACGTTGGAATCGCTGTCGATGGCAGTAAGATGATTAATGCGAACTCGTACTATGGAAGAGTCGTCAAAGAATCGTTCCGCGGTGGCTACTGGGGATCACGTTATGTAGCGGCAGGAACACTTTAA